Proteins encoded together in one Amphiprion ocellaris isolate individual 3 ecotype Okinawa chromosome 14, ASM2253959v1, whole genome shotgun sequence window:
- the kcnk12l gene encoding potassium channel subfamily K member 13, producing MLLQWCICAAAVLMAQRRAAGGCCCPRAPMNEDNARFCLLAGLILLYLLCGAAIFSALEHPFELRARLLWKQQLDNFTRRYRVNLGALHTLLRQYEEANGAGIRVDTLRPRWDFSGAFYFVGTVVSTIGFGMTTPATIAGKIFLIFYGLIGCAATILFFNLFLERIITMLAYIMRWCHERRLRCAGVGVMSSREESSGEEDSLEGWKPSVYYVMLILGIASIVIACSASTLYSSMENWSYVDSLYFCFVAFSTIGFGDLVSSQRQQYESQEAYRVGNCLFILMGVCCIYSLFNVISIIIKQTLNWILGKMVCSEKHQLCSCSTPGWCLCCPCLQSKNQKQRRPPAQFRPKRIKRNAVQPVSSHRPAGKHRYTGASVESVCGSETDAVAEVYVGRRMSGEMISVNEFMVSNKVSLALLQKQLSETAHQGPRQSYGHQNGFSGGVGALAIMNNRLQETSVDR from the exons ATGTTGTTGCAGTGGTgtatctgtgctgctgctgtgctcaTGGCTCAGAGGAGGGCTgcaggaggctgctgctgccccAGAGCACCCATGAATGAAGACAACGCTCGtttctgcctgctggccggccTCATCTTACTCTACTTACTGTGCGGTGCCGCCATCTTCTCGGCTTTGGAGCATCCCTTCGAGCTCCGCGCCCGCCTTctctggaaacagcagctggacaACTTCACCAGGCGATACAGGGTCAACCTGGGGGCTCTGCACACTCTGCTGCGCCAGTATGAGGAGGCTAATGGAGCTGGGATCAGAGTGGACACGCTGAGGCCACGCTGGGACTTCTCTGGAGCTTTCTACTTTGTGGGCACAGTTGTCTCCACTATTG GCTTTGGCATGACCACGCCAGCAACCATAGCAGGAAAAATATTCTTAATCTTCTATGGTCTTATTGGCTGTGCTGCCACCATCCTCTTCTTTAACCTCTTCCTGGAGAGGATCATCACCATGCTAGCTTACATCATGCGCTGGTGCCACGAGCGCCGTCTGAGGTGTGCCGGTGTTGGGGTGATGTCAAGCAGGGAAGAGTCGTCTGGTGAGGAGGACAGTCTGGAAGGCTGGAAACCGTCAGTCTATTACGTGATGCTGATCCTGGGCATTGCATCTATTGTGATTGCATGCAGTGCCTCCACTCTGTACAGCTCCATGGAGAACTGGAGCTATGTGGACTCTCTCTACTTCTGCTTCGTGGCCTTCAGCACCATTGGCTTCGGGGACCTGGTGAGCAGTCAGAGGCAGCAGTATGAGTCACAGGAGGCCTACCGGGTCGGAAACTGCCTTTTCATCTTAATGGGAGTATGTTGTATCTACTCACTTTTCAATGTCATCTCTATTATCATCAAGCAAACTCTCAACTGGATCCTGGGTAAGATGGTCTGCTCAGAGAAGCATCAGCTGTGTTCCTGCTCTACACCCGGCTGGTGCCTGTGTTGCCCCTGCCTCCAGAGCAAAAATCAAAAGCAGAGACGTCCACCTGCACAATTCAGGCCAAAACGCATAAAACGTAACGCGGTGCAGCCCGTCTCATCCCACCGACCTGCAGGAAAGCATCGCTACACAGGCGCCTCTGTGGAGTCTGTGTGTGGCAGTGAGACGGATGCAGTGGCTGAAGTATACGTGGGGCGACGTATGTCAGGAGAGATGATCTCTGTCAACGAGTTCATGGTTTCAAATAAGGTGTCTCTGGCACTGCTGCAGAAGCAGCTGAGTGAAACAGCCCACCAGGGCCCTCGGCAGAGCTACGGCCATCAGAATGGATTCTCTGGTGGCGTCGGGGCTTTGGCCATCATGAACAATCGCCTGCAGGAGACCAGTGTGGACAGATAG
- the ppm1nb gene encoding protein phosphatase, Mg2+/Mn2+ dependent, 1Nb (putative) yields MRTARKGSVEMPAFVRQLVKETEKRVSSFFKGGRGGAAEGEQPGKGEKEEVIPSPYLDRPVLDKLMEEGCARWGLTYALGSMQGWRANMEDFHNCVPQLGGELADWSFFAVFDGHAGSMVAQYCSQHLLGHILATGGMGPEDDPEKVKGAIIEGFLQTDKHLHSVARREGWERGGTTVVATLISPYYIYFTNCGDSRAMLCRSGQVCFSTEDHKPYSPLEKERIESAGGSVSFQRINGSLAVSRALGDFSYKGAENRTPSQQMVSPEPEVCVVERSPADEFLVLACDGVWDTISNEELCAFIHNRLRVCTDLRDVCSQVIDLCLYKGSLDNISIILLCFPGAPQLSAEALHQEAELEDLLESKVAEIYNELCARGEEPDLLSVLTVLASTAIPGLPPGGGIQSKRNCIISAYYQQRETHKPTVPNGLGGS; encoded by the exons ATGAGGACGGCCAGGAAGGGCAGCGTGGAGATGCCTGCGTTCGTGAGGCAGCTGGTGAAAGAAACGGAAAAGAGGGTCAGCTCTTTCTTCAAGGGGGGCcgtggaggagcagcagagggGGAGCAGCCAGGGAagggggagaaggaggaggtcaTCCCCAGCCCCTACCTGGACCGGCCAGTCCTGGACAAGCTGATGGAGGAAGGCTGCGCTCGATGGGGCCTCACCTACGCCCTGGGAAGCATGCAGGGCTGGAGGGCCAACATGGAGGACTTCCACAACTGTGTGCCACAGCTCGGGGGAGAACTGGCCGACTGGAGCTTCTTCGCTGTGTTCGATGGTCACGCTGGCAGCATGGTGGCTCAGTACTGCTCCCAGCACCTCCTGGGTCACATCCTGGCCACAG GTGGAATGGGACCAGAGGATGACCCAGAAAAAGTGAAAGGAGCCATCATAGAGGGCTttctgcaaacagacaaacacctGCACTCCGTGGCCCGTCGAGAAGGCTGGGAGAGGGGTGGTACCACCGTGGTGGCCACTCTCATCTCGCCGTATTACATCTACTTCACCAACTGTGGTGACTCCAGGGCCATGCTGTGCCGGTCGGGACAGGTTTGCTTCTCCACTGAGGACCACAAACCCTACAGCCCTCTGGAGAAGGAGCGCATTGAGAGCGCAGGTGGCTCCGTGTCCTTCCAACGGATCAACGGCTCCCTGGCAGTGTCCCGGGCCCTCGGGGACTTCAGCTACAAGGGGGCAGAGAACCGGACGCCCAGCCAGCAGATGGTGTCACCGGAGCCAGAGGTGTGCGTGGTGGAGCGCTCGCCAGCAGACGAGTTCCTGGTGCTAGCCTGCGACGGTGTTTGGGACACCATCAGCAACGAGGAGCTGTGCGCCTTCATCCACAACCGGTTGCGTGTCTGCACTGACCTGAGGGACGTCTGCTCACAAGTCATTGACCTCTGTCTCTATAAG GGCAGCTTAgacaacatcagcatcatccTGCTGTGTTTCCCCGGAGCCCCCCAGCTGTCGGCAGAGGCACTGCACCAGGAGGCCGAGCTGGAGGACCTCTTGGAGTCCAAAGTGGCAG AGATTTACAATGAGCTGTGTGCCCGGGGGGAAGAGCCTGACCTGCTGTCCGTCCTCACAGTCCTCGCGTCCACTGCCATCCCTGGGTTACCACCAGGTGGAGGCATACAGAGCAA AAgaaattgcatcatttctgcTTACTACCAAcaaagagagacacacaaacctACGGTACCAAAT GGCCTGGGAGGCTCTTGA